One Watersipora subatra chromosome 4, tzWatSuba1.1, whole genome shotgun sequence genomic window carries:
- the LOC137394283 gene encoding uncharacterized protein, which produces MFILYLYRPSAKALKEPPEAVDKVTSAEDLEEPPGTVDKVTSAKALKEPPETVDKVTSAEDLKEPTETVDKVTSTEDLKEPPEAVDKVTSAEDLEEPPGTVDKVTSAKALKEPPETVDKVTSAEDLKEPTETVDKVTSTEDLKEPPETVDKVTSAEDLKEPPGTVDKVN; this is translated from the coding sequence ATGTTCATACTGTACCTATACCGTCCATCAGCAAAAGCTCTGAAAGAGCCTCCTGAAGCAGTAGATAAAGTTACATCAGCAGAAGATCTGGAAGAGCCTCCTGGAACAGTAGATAAAGTTACATCAGCAAAAGCTCTGAAAGAGCCTCCTGAAACAGTAGATAAAGTTACATCAGCAGAAGATCTGAAAGAGCCTACTGAAACAGTAGATAAAGTTACATCAACAGAAGATCTGAAAGAGCCTCCTGAAGCAGTAGATAAAGTTACATCAGCAGAAGATCTGGAAGAGCCTCCTGGAACAGTAGATAAAGTTACATCAGCAAAAGCTCTGAAAGAGCCTCCTGAAACAGTAGATAAAGTTACATCAGCAGAAGATCTGAAAGAGCCTACTGAAACAGTAGATAAAGTTACATCAACAGAAGATCTGAAAGAGCCTCCTGAAACAGTAGATAAAGTTACATCAGCAGAAGATCTGAAAGAGCCTCCTGGAACAGTAGATAAAGTTAATTAA